One window of the Crateriforma spongiae genome contains the following:
- a CDS encoding response regulator, translating into MLVLSRRENENVLFPSLGITVKVLRVRGKVVSVGLDAPANVPIVRSELADDQDYVAAIEARSQTLDAEHRHAIKNLLNGATIGLSLLRRQIQLERYDEIEETLGRLMNSFTNLESVLRPEEPAEREEAILLIEDDANERELLAGLLRHYGFAVTTANDGDQALHAIEDGLKPDFVLLDMNLPHCDGPTFLQRIKAQGKTLPVFAVSGSSPSEMGLEDGGETGIREWFSKPLNPDRLVRELQSAAAGGTAA; encoded by the coding sequence ATGCTCGTTTTGTCCCGTCGTGAGAACGAGAACGTACTCTTCCCTTCGCTAGGCATCACCGTCAAGGTTTTGCGGGTACGCGGGAAGGTGGTCAGCGTCGGTTTGGATGCTCCGGCCAATGTGCCGATCGTGCGATCGGAATTGGCAGATGACCAAGATTATGTGGCGGCAATCGAAGCTCGTTCGCAGACCTTGGATGCCGAGCATCGACACGCGATCAAGAATCTTCTGAATGGCGCAACGATCGGTTTAAGCTTGCTTCGCCGCCAGATTCAGCTCGAGCGATACGATGAGATCGAAGAAACTCTCGGTCGTCTGATGAATAGCTTCACCAACCTGGAAAGTGTTCTCCGACCAGAAGAACCGGCCGAGCGTGAAGAAGCGATCCTCTTAATCGAAGACGACGCGAATGAGCGCGAGTTGTTGGCGGGGCTTCTGCGGCATTACGGTTTTGCCGTGACGACCGCGAACGACGGTGATCAGGCACTTCATGCCATTGAAGACGGCTTGAAACCGGATTTCGTTTTGTTGGACATGAACCTGCCGCACTGCGACGGACCGACGTTCCTTCAGCGGATCAAAGCACAAGGCAAAACACTTCCGGTGTTCGCGGTCAGCGGTTCCAGCCCATCGGAAATGGGCCTGGAAGATGGCGGAGAGACGGGCATCCGCGAATGGTTCAGCAAGCCCTTGAATCCGGACCGACTGGTGCGTGAGCTACAGTCGGCTGCTGCGGGAGGAACCGCAGCCTGA
- a CDS encoding prenyltransferase/squalene oxidase repeat-containing protein — MSSPDPIAADAVTTLRRQARATLDTLRDQLMQDRGMQSHWTGTLSPSALGTATAVSAMSALLMDRQNQSLDATGPLFGLQHVAPEMTAANVTESIERGIAYLATQQNSDGGFGDTDRSLSNIATSYLVLAASELAAQALGPGNGLSSGVLKGLQGYIDRTGGLDALRRRYGKDKTFVVPIMTNLAIAGLLDWGHIPALPFEAAVFPQSMYRFLQVPVVSYAVPALVAMGQARFLLGPKPLPPVRWIRSASVDRTMEVLRDMQPESGGYLEATPLTAFVVMSLAATGRSNVTVARQGLLFLLRSMTDEGSWPIDTNLATWVTSLSVLALSTDDSDDQRWCDEAWVDWHLACQHRKRHPFTGAEPGGWGWTDLSGAVPDSDDTPAAILALCRARESVALAKQQDIDRAVMDGVLWLIRLQNRNGGWPTFCRGWGKLPFDRSSTDLTAHAIRALQAAVATGSIRDENLIRAIDAAVAFGFRFLRRQHRDDGSWTPLWFGNQDRDDEENPVYGTARVLVCIADQWKRQSEQAAEPNRPTTPRMGLKELTSMLAKGTRWLIDHQNADGGWGGGKSVGRYNATDWNHRGDGRSVRRDVTDSTVPGAVESSVEETAQAVEALGRVLMQTAEIGQDGEPRQSAGIDRKACLAAITRGAGFLVDRWRADTTPEPWPIGFYFAKLWYHERLYPIVFSIAALATFLRSIAPDSSEMGRKPG, encoded by the coding sequence ATGTCCAGTCCGGATCCGATTGCCGCCGACGCCGTTACGACGCTGCGACGCCAAGCCCGAGCGACGCTGGATACGCTGCGCGATCAATTGATGCAAGATCGGGGCATGCAGTCGCATTGGACCGGAACCTTGTCGCCGTCGGCTTTGGGAACGGCGACCGCGGTCAGCGCGATGTCCGCATTGTTGATGGATCGCCAGAACCAATCACTGGACGCCACAGGACCGCTGTTCGGCTTACAGCACGTTGCACCGGAGATGACGGCGGCCAACGTGACCGAGTCGATCGAGCGGGGCATCGCCTATTTGGCAACGCAGCAGAACAGCGACGGAGGATTCGGCGACACCGACCGCAGCCTGTCCAACATCGCGACCAGCTATCTGGTTCTAGCGGCATCGGAATTGGCAGCCCAAGCTCTCGGGCCGGGAAACGGTCTATCCAGTGGTGTTTTGAAAGGACTGCAGGGCTACATCGATCGCACCGGTGGATTGGATGCACTTCGGCGACGTTACGGAAAGGACAAGACGTTCGTCGTCCCGATCATGACGAATCTGGCCATCGCTGGCTTGCTGGATTGGGGGCACATTCCGGCGTTACCGTTCGAAGCGGCGGTGTTCCCACAGTCGATGTATCGTTTCTTACAAGTGCCGGTGGTCAGCTATGCGGTCCCGGCGTTGGTGGCGATGGGACAGGCGCGTTTTCTGCTGGGGCCCAAGCCGTTGCCTCCGGTGCGTTGGATTCGTTCGGCCAGCGTGGACCGTACGATGGAAGTTTTGCGAGACATGCAGCCCGAAAGCGGTGGCTATTTAGAAGCAACACCCTTGACCGCATTCGTGGTGATGAGTCTGGCGGCGACCGGACGCAGCAATGTGACGGTCGCGCGACAGGGGCTGTTGTTTCTGTTGCGTTCGATGACCGACGAAGGCAGTTGGCCGATCGATACGAATCTGGCCACATGGGTCACGTCGCTATCAGTGTTGGCTTTGTCGACCGATGATTCGGACGACCAACGTTGGTGCGACGAGGCTTGGGTCGATTGGCATCTGGCATGCCAACACCGCAAGCGTCATCCGTTCACAGGTGCCGAGCCCGGCGGCTGGGGATGGACGGATCTGTCGGGTGCAGTGCCCGACAGCGATGACACCCCGGCGGCGATTCTGGCGTTGTGCCGTGCCCGTGAATCGGTCGCTCTGGCGAAGCAGCAAGACATCGACCGCGCGGTGATGGACGGTGTCCTTTGGCTGATCCGTCTGCAGAACCGCAACGGTGGCTGGCCGACGTTTTGCCGAGGCTGGGGCAAACTGCCGTTCGACCGCAGCAGCACCGACTTGACCGCCCATGCGATTCGCGCGTTGCAGGCGGCGGTGGCCACCGGATCGATCAGGGACGAAAACTTGATCCGCGCCATCGACGCGGCCGTGGCTTTTGGGTTTCGCTTCTTGCGACGCCAACACCGCGACGACGGATCTTGGACGCCCCTGTGGTTCGGTAACCAAGACCGCGACGACGAAGAAAATCCGGTTTACGGGACCGCTCGCGTATTGGTCTGCATCGCGGACCAGTGGAAACGCCAATCGGAACAAGCGGCCGAACCGAACCGGCCCACGACGCCGCGGATGGGGCTGAAAGAATTGACGTCGATGCTTGCCAAAGGCACCCGTTGGCTGATCGACCACCAGAACGCCGATGGAGGCTGGGGGGGCGGCAAATCCGTCGGCCGTTATAACGCAACCGATTGGAACCATCGCGGCGACGGGAGATCGGTCCGGCGTGACGTCACCGATTCGACCGTGCCGGGGGCCGTCGAAAGTTCGGTCGAGGAAACCGCCCAGGCCGTCGAAGCCCTCGGACGGGTGCTGATGCAGACCGCCGAAATCGGTCAAGACGGCGAACCACGGCAATCCGCTGGAATTGACCGCAAAGCTTGCCTGGCCGCGATCACCCGCGGCGCCGGTTTCCTGGTGGACCGATGGCGGGCCGACACGACGCCGGAGCCCTGGCCGATCGGCTTCTATTTTGCAAAGCTTTGGTACCACGAGCGACTGTATCCGATCGTTTTCAGCATCGCGGCGTTGGCGACTTTCCTGCGATCAATTGCCCCGGATTCATCGGAAATGGGCCGCAAGCCGGGCTAG
- a CDS encoding chemotaxis protein CheB, with translation MNARSADSPTYVVGIGASAGGLEALERFFGLMKPDTGMAFVVVQHLSPDFKSLMDELLARWTSMSINRVEDRMEVRPNSIYLIPPKKEMIISDGKLLLTDKDPSQSLTLPIDHFMRSLAHEMGHRAVAVILSGTGSDGSRGIEEIHNCGGMVICQSEDSAKFDGMPRSALDTGLVDLVLPPDEIPQALQHYIENPDPAEVARSMLKETAVQDDDIGGLFKLLRDAYGIDFSYYKVSTVTRRIERRLALKSVNSLSDYVKWLMEDPGELNALYKDLLIGVTQFFRDGEAFERLSDQITPLLENLNPGEEFRVWVSGCGTGEEAYSLAILIHQQLKAIDRNLNVKIFATDVHQDSLHHASQGIYHESALADMFAEHRDEYFVKTRDGYQIIPEIRQWVVFAPHNLIKDAPFTKIDLVTCRNLLIYFQNPAQKKAISMFHFALKTGGVLFLGPSESIGELADEFDTLESYWKLYRKRRDVRLPTEGALPLGSTEGFRNPNAGVSATPRMRGTDESLIGIYDNLLNHYIPHGILVDESRRLLHVFGNGGDFMRYRPGRPSRDVLDSLPPELRTAVSAAFHRATRENNPITFRGVPVTLPDGEDRLATVVIRPIETAQKRPPAYLISVEVSENQPAVIVEPDSNLDMASASSEQVARLETELRYARENLQATIEELETSNEELQATNEELVASNEELQSTNEELHSVNEELYTVNAEHQTKISELTEITRDMDNLLLSTDLHTIFLDRNLCIRKFTPKIGETFSFLKQDIGRRIDSFTYKLQHENLVEHAEQVLKTQQPLSFETQDLNGTWFMLRILPYRSGADIDGVVLTLTDICSLKDANSALKESVRRRDEFLAMLSHELRNPLAAILNATYLMDQSDTTTMDQSNAYQVVQRQTKQMATLMNDLLDVARVTQGKIELQNDLVDLRDTIPPTLETIDGYIKQHQQTLVCNVADEPILIWGSQARIQQIQVNLLTNASKYTHDGGEIRLSVGKEDDNAIIRVSDNGVGIPPELLESIFELFVQSEATLDRAQGGMGVGLTLVKSLVDLHDGKVSVHSDGTGQGSEFVVRLPLAKNQLQKPLQPAPQPGPRPVGNRVVLIEDNPDAAEMLASLLELEGLEVVTADNGCAGLEQIRQYQPDVALVDIGLPELDGYEIARVTRSDQQLGGTRMIALTGYGQSEDRKKALESGFDDHLVKPIEPDRLFDVLRPFVRLRD, from the coding sequence ATGAACGCAAGATCAGCCGACAGCCCTACCTACGTCGTGGGAATCGGAGCATCCGCCGGAGGCCTTGAAGCTCTGGAGCGGTTTTTCGGCTTGATGAAGCCGGACACCGGGATGGCGTTCGTCGTCGTCCAACACCTATCGCCCGACTTCAAGAGTTTGATGGACGAATTGCTGGCACGATGGACCAGCATGTCGATCAATCGAGTGGAAGATCGAATGGAGGTACGCCCCAATTCGATTTATCTGATTCCGCCCAAAAAGGAAATGATCATTTCCGATGGCAAACTGCTGCTAACCGACAAGGATCCATCCCAGTCACTGACGCTTCCGATCGATCACTTCATGCGTTCGTTGGCTCACGAAATGGGGCACCGGGCGGTCGCGGTGATCTTAAGCGGCACGGGCAGCGATGGATCACGCGGTATCGAAGAAATTCACAACTGCGGGGGTATGGTGATCTGCCAATCGGAAGATTCGGCCAAGTTTGATGGTATGCCACGCAGCGCGCTGGACACGGGACTGGTCGACCTCGTGTTGCCACCCGATGAAATTCCACAGGCGTTGCAACACTACATCGAGAATCCTGATCCGGCCGAAGTCGCCAGAAGCATGCTGAAGGAAACAGCCGTGCAAGATGACGACATTGGCGGTCTGTTCAAACTATTGCGTGACGCTTATGGCATCGACTTTTCATACTACAAAGTTTCCACGGTCACCCGACGGATCGAACGCCGCCTGGCATTAAAGAGCGTCAACAGTTTGTCGGACTACGTCAAATGGTTGATGGAAGATCCCGGGGAGCTGAACGCCCTTTACAAAGACCTGCTGATCGGTGTCACCCAGTTTTTCCGTGACGGTGAAGCGTTCGAAAGGCTATCGGATCAAATCACACCGCTTCTAGAAAACCTCAATCCGGGTGAAGAATTTCGTGTTTGGGTGTCCGGATGTGGCACGGGCGAAGAAGCCTACTCACTTGCGATCTTGATCCATCAGCAACTCAAAGCGATCGACCGCAACCTGAACGTCAAAATTTTTGCAACCGATGTTCACCAGGATTCACTACACCATGCCAGCCAGGGGATCTACCACGAATCGGCTTTGGCCGACATGTTTGCCGAACATCGGGATGAATATTTCGTCAAGACTCGTGACGGATACCAGATCATTCCCGAAATTCGCCAGTGGGTCGTCTTTGCGCCGCACAATCTGATTAAAGACGCCCCGTTTACCAAAATCGATTTGGTCACTTGCCGCAATCTGCTGATCTATTTTCAGAATCCGGCGCAGAAAAAAGCCATCTCGATGTTTCACTTCGCCTTGAAAACGGGCGGAGTCCTATTCTTGGGGCCCAGCGAATCGATCGGCGAACTGGCCGATGAATTTGACACATTGGAATCCTATTGGAAGCTGTACCGAAAACGGCGTGACGTACGCTTGCCGACCGAAGGTGCACTACCGCTGGGGTCGACCGAAGGCTTTCGCAATCCGAATGCCGGCGTATCGGCCACACCCCGAATGCGCGGCACCGATGAAAGCCTGATCGGCATCTATGACAACTTGCTGAACCACTACATTCCTCACGGAATTCTGGTGGATGAGTCTCGTCGGTTGCTGCACGTTTTTGGAAACGGCGGCGACTTCATGCGGTATCGCCCGGGGCGGCCTTCACGGGACGTGCTGGATTCGCTGCCGCCAGAATTACGTACCGCGGTGTCGGCAGCATTCCACCGCGCTACCCGCGAGAACAACCCGATCACGTTCCGCGGAGTCCCCGTCACCTTGCCTGATGGTGAAGATCGTTTAGCCACCGTCGTCATTCGTCCCATCGAAACAGCACAGAAACGCCCACCTGCCTACCTGATTTCCGTCGAGGTTTCCGAAAACCAGCCTGCGGTGATTGTCGAACCCGACAGTAACTTGGACATGGCCAGCGCGTCGTCCGAACAGGTGGCACGCTTGGAAACGGAACTGCGATACGCTCGCGAGAATCTGCAAGCAACCATCGAAGAACTGGAAACCAGCAACGAGGAATTGCAGGCGACCAACGAAGAATTGGTGGCGTCGAACGAAGAATTGCAGAGCACCAACGAGGAGCTTCACAGCGTCAACGAAGAGCTTTACACCGTCAACGCTGAACACCAAACCAAGATCAGCGAGTTGACCGAGATCACTCGCGATATGGACAACCTGCTGCTCAGCACGGATCTTCACACGATCTTCCTGGACCGGAATCTATGCATTCGGAAATTCACTCCGAAAATCGGCGAGACCTTTAGTTTTCTAAAGCAAGACATTGGTCGTCGAATCGATAGCTTTACCTACAAACTTCAGCATGAAAACTTAGTGGAACATGCCGAGCAAGTTCTAAAAACTCAGCAACCGCTTAGCTTCGAAACCCAAGACCTGAACGGGACTTGGTTCATGCTGCGGATTTTGCCCTACCGCAGTGGTGCTGATATCGACGGCGTTGTCTTGACGTTGACCGACATTTGTTCGCTGAAGGATGCCAATTCGGCGCTGAAAGAATCGGTTCGGCGACGCGATGAGTTTTTGGCCATGCTGTCGCATGAGCTTCGAAATCCGTTGGCGGCCATCCTGAACGCCACTTACCTGATGGATCAGTCCGATACGACGACGATGGACCAATCCAATGCCTATCAAGTCGTTCAAAGACAAACCAAGCAAATGGCGACGTTGATGAACGACTTACTGGACGTGGCACGCGTCACGCAGGGTAAGATTGAACTGCAGAACGACTTGGTTGATCTGCGTGATACGATCCCACCAACCCTGGAAACCATCGATGGCTATATCAAGCAGCATCAACAAACGTTGGTTTGCAACGTTGCGGACGAGCCCATCCTGATTTGGGGCAGCCAAGCACGGATTCAACAGATTCAAGTCAATCTGTTGACCAATGCCTCCAAATACACGCACGACGGCGGCGAAATTCGGTTGTCGGTTGGCAAGGAAGACGACAACGCGATCATCCGGGTGTCGGACAACGGTGTCGGAATCCCGCCGGAACTGCTGGAAAGCATCTTTGAATTGTTCGTGCAATCCGAAGCCACGCTTGATCGCGCCCAAGGCGGCATGGGTGTTGGTTTGACGTTGGTGAAGTCTTTGGTCGATCTTCACGATGGAAAGGTCAGCGTCCACAGCGATGGAACCGGTCAAGGCAGTGAGTTTGTCGTCCGACTGCCGCTTGCCAAGAATCAACTACAGAAACCTCTGCAACCTGCCCCACAGCCGGGGCCACGTCCGGTGGGCAATCGTGTCGTCTTGATCGAAGACAATCCGGATGCCGCTGAGATGCTGGCTTCGTTGCTGGAACTGGAGGGGTTGGAGGTCGTGACCGCCGACAACGGTTGCGCGGGATTGGAACAAATTCGACAGTATCAGCCTGACGTCGCGTTGGTCGACATCGGACTGCCCGAACTTGATGGCTATGAAATCGCGCGGGTGACAAGATCCGACCAGCAGTTGGGCGGAACGCGCATGATTGCACTGACCGGATACGGGCAATCGGAGGACCGGAAGAAGGCGCTTGAATCGGGATTCGATGATCACTTGGTCAAACCGATCGAACCCGATCGGCTGTTCGATGTCTTGCGACCTTTCGTCCGGCTACGCGACTGA
- a CDS encoding histidine phosphatase family protein, with translation MKLYLIRHAESQNNARPTHQRVCDPPLTARGRLQAQHLAQWMTTFRHDVLITSPFRRTLETTRIYLDQSPRPVCVWHNVFERGGCFNGYNDATYSGAPGLSRRQIIKLAHSDREQCVIDDTIGDQGWWDRPDREAEDETVRRAASVVGRFIDEFGDSDMTVVAVIHADFIRALLAQMIGDVVDMQRLGPIVNVGISRLRWANEAWHLDWLNSVSHMPARLVTGREH, from the coding sequence ATGAAGCTGTACCTGATCCGTCACGCCGAAAGCCAAAACAACGCCCGGCCGACACACCAGCGGGTTTGTGATCCGCCGCTGACGGCGCGCGGCCGCCTGCAGGCACAGCACCTGGCCCAGTGGATGACGACCTTTCGTCATGACGTGCTGATCACCAGCCCTTTCCGACGCACGTTGGAAACCACGCGGATCTATCTGGATCAATCGCCACGACCGGTTTGCGTTTGGCACAACGTGTTTGAACGTGGCGGCTGCTTCAACGGGTACAACGACGCGACCTACAGCGGCGCGCCGGGATTATCGCGAAGGCAAATCATCAAACTGGCTCATTCCGACCGCGAACAATGCGTCATCGACGACACCATCGGCGACCAAGGTTGGTGGGATCGACCGGACCGCGAAGCGGAAGACGAAACGGTTCGACGTGCTGCCAGTGTTGTTGGGCGCTTCATTGATGAATTTGGTGATTCCGACATGACGGTTGTCGCCGTCATCCACGCCGATTTCATTCGCGCGTTGCTGGCCCAAATGATCGGTGACGTCGTGGACATGCAACGTCTGGGACCGATCGTCAATGTCGGCATCAGTCGTCTGCGCTGGGCGAATGAGGCTTGGCATTTGGATTGGCTGAACTCGGTCAGCCACATGCCCGCTCGCCTGGTCACCGGACGCGAGCACTGA
- a CDS encoding glycine-rich domain-containing protein: MQRPVTTGPASESSPLWGRIREFSFDHGDEQLTFAARLARENGWSQVFANRAIQEYKRFIYLAVCSGHSVTPSDEVDQVWHLHLTYTRSYWHDWCRDTLGKEIHHGPTKGGRSEGEKFDQWYRRTKDSYREHFGEDPPSDLWPAPDVRFGPDTQCRRINTNRNWVLPKPTFMTGLRTGAGVALPAVAGGGLWLMLADENPFVEKNDSFSLATDGWILFVGFVLVVFALKTIGLVVFGGKKRRRGGRGGKSGGSSGCASDGGGGFFFGGDSSCGSDSGCSSGCGAGCGGGCGS, translated from the coding sequence ATGCAGCGACCAGTCACGACCGGACCCGCCAGCGAATCATCACCGTTGTGGGGGCGGATCCGCGAGTTTTCGTTCGATCACGGCGACGAACAACTGACCTTTGCGGCGCGTCTGGCCAGAGAGAACGGATGGAGCCAAGTCTTTGCCAACCGTGCCATCCAAGAATACAAACGGTTCATCTACTTGGCCGTTTGTTCGGGGCACAGCGTGACCCCGTCCGATGAAGTCGATCAGGTTTGGCATCTGCACCTGACCTACACCCGTTCGTACTGGCACGATTGGTGCCGTGACACATTGGGCAAAGAGATTCACCACGGTCCGACCAAGGGTGGACGCAGCGAAGGCGAAAAATTTGACCAGTGGTACCGCCGCACCAAGGACAGCTATCGCGAACACTTTGGCGAAGACCCACCGTCGGATTTATGGCCGGCGCCCGACGTTCGATTCGGACCGGACACTCAGTGCCGCCGGATCAACACGAATCGAAATTGGGTGTTGCCAAAGCCGACGTTCATGACAGGCCTTCGCACCGGAGCCGGTGTTGCACTGCCCGCCGTCGCAGGTGGTGGCCTGTGGTTGATGCTGGCCGACGAAAATCCCTTCGTCGAAAAGAACGATTCGTTCAGCCTGGCAACCGACGGCTGGATCCTGTTTGTCGGGTTCGTCCTGGTCGTTTTCGCGCTGAAGACAATTGGTCTTGTTGTGTTCGGCGGCAAGAAGCGACGTCGTGGCGGCCGCGGTGGAAAGTCCGGCGGATCATCGGGGTGTGCGTCTGACGGCGGCGGCGGATTCTTTTTCGGCGGCGACTCGTCGTGCGGATCCGATTCGGGATGCAGCTCCGGGTGCGGTGCCGGATGTGGCGGCGGTTGCGGTTCGTGA